The following are encoded together in the Salvia hispanica cultivar TCC Black 2014 chromosome 6, UniMelb_Shisp_WGS_1.0, whole genome shotgun sequence genome:
- the LOC125196016 gene encoding filament-like plant protein 7 isoform X2: protein MDQKTWLWRRKSSEKTILAILDEAQTVSIEKEVDLENSLKLLNEKLASAADECSAKDELVLSYKREAEVAAADRRKAEEEICRLRQELDEAQQQRSAANERLGHLNSTLKNCMEQLNLARQDQEQRMRDAVMQTSEEFEKSHKKLEEKLSETRKRLASLDSENSCLNKAVAVKEKIIEDLNSIKIQTQAELEALMARLDSVEKENAFLKYEYRSVEKELELKNKEIECSRRSAESSLKQHMENVKKIKKLEVECQRLRGLIRKGPTMLARDMETQGRKQISTRRKATCGGSPLQGHGDVYGLDLENTSKQLRFLIDQVQDLQKENTVFKEFLAKKDEEIFHLRKLKDSESHEKSEHKLVKNTVAVDEIGSRALALVSECQMIGASEMSLMDDFVEMEKLAIVSVEPPCGGSFDVESNRLALVVRDTSSETEHDLIKARDTFCKKIDDDWLQNVTNMILEQHNASQRSIDELLEDIRVSSRNIRHPEASQQLPISGYITWKSPPSSPSPAVLSMDSLQPDMNRSITKLIELIVDMNSSKVDGDYEIRAFRWKKSDLTAVLEEFIDSCNKLLNGKISFVKFTVDLAYILEWVMNSCVSLQDHSTVTDEFRKHLGGEGPGTALELESVQNLMLEMEKMHSACKVEIKGLKNELSFIKSSSQVSSPLFRRKGNEALLHKLAQSQQGIASQQNEIEALKGSKRVSEDQLENLKVVNEDLETQLTVSKAKLHELLQKLSCAEVELDDKSHCCQELEGTCLELQLQLESIANNPYAENHENQGGLLQTGMEITAEASAKLAECEEAIVKLGKQLKALGTSAKELDMSDSRKQNSKQHSSLREQMMFEDNGQVNNEESPQTKQIISTTVESVPSACNYKAISFPDSQVATPATYLKSGALVIVPSKRKGGGGVGFLRKLLIRRKKSSSKNTSIYFGK, encoded by the exons ATGGATCAGAAGACATGGCTATGGAGGAGAAAATCATCTGAGAAGACCATTCTTGCAATTTTAGATGAA GCACAAACAGTTTCGATTGAGAAAGAAGTAGATCTCGAGAATTCCTTGAAATTGTTGAATGAGAAGTTGGCTTCTGCTGCTGATGAGTGCTCAGCCAAAGATGAGCTTGTGTTGAGCTACAAAAGAGAGGCTGAGGTTGCTGCAGCAG ACAGGCGTAAGGCGGAGGAAGAAATATGCCGTCTGAGACAAGAGCTCGATGAGGCTCAACAGCAGAGGTCAGCTGCAAATGAGAGATTAGGCCACTTGAACTCGACGTTGAAGAACTGCATGGAGCAGCTCAATCTTGCTCGGCAAGATCAGGAGCAGAGAATGCGTGATGCTGTGATGCAGACATCTGAGGAGTTTGAGAAATCGCACAAGAAACTCGAGGAGAAGCTGTCTGAGACAAGAAAGCGGCTAGCAAGCCTAGATTCTGAGAATTCATGTCTCAACAAGGCTGTAGCtgtgaaagagaaaataattgagGATCTCAATAGTATCAAGATTCAGACACAGGCTGAGTTAGAGGCTCTGATGGCGAGATTGGATTCTGTCGAAAAGGAAAATGCTTTTCTGAAATATGAGTATCGGAGTGTTGAGAAGGAACTTGAGCTCAAGAACAAGGAGATAGAATGCAGCCGTCGTTCTGCTGAATCTTCCCTCAAGCAGCATATGGAGAATgtcaagaaaatcaagaagTTGGAAGTGGAATGCCAAAGACTGCGTGGCCTCATACGTAAAGGTCCGACTATGTTGGCACGGGATATGGAGACACAGGGAAGAAAGCAGATCAGTACTCGGAGAAAGGCCACATGTGGGGGTTCACCTCTGCAAGGCCACGGTGATGTATACGGCCTTGACCTTGAAAACACGAGTAAGCAGCTCCGTTTCTTGATTGATCAGGTGCAGGATTTGCAGAAAGAGAACACGGTTTTCAAGGAGTTTTTGGCAAAGAAAGATGAGGAAATCTTCCATCTTAGAAAACTAAAGGATTCTGAGTCTCATGAGAAATCTGAACATAAATTGGTGAAGAATACTGTTGCAGTAGATGAGATCGGTTCGAGGGCTCTTGCATTAGTTTCCGAATGTCAAATGATTGGAGCTTCTGAAATGAGCCTAATGGATGATTTTGTGGAGATGGAGAAACTTGCTATAGTTTCCGTAGAACCCCCATGTGGGGGGTCGTTTGATGTGGAATCGAACAGGCTTGCTCTGGTAGTGCGTGATACCTCTAGCGAAACGGAGCATGATTTAATCAAGGCCAGAGACACATTTTGCAAGAAAATTGATGATGATTGGCTACAGAATGTGACTAACATGATCTTGGAGCAACACAACGCTTCGCAAAGAAGCATTGATGAGCTTCTTGAAGACATCAGGGTGTCTTCGCGCAACATCAGACACCCTGAGGCATCCCAGCAGCTTCCCATCAGTGGATACATCACATGGAAATCGCCACCTTCGTCTCCAAGCCCAGCAGTGTTGAGCATGGACTCCCTTCAACCCGACATGAACAGATCCATCACGAAATTGATAGAGcttattgttgacatgaattcaTCAAAAGTGGACGGGGACTACGAAATTCGTGCTTTCAGATGGAAAAAGAGTGATCTAACTGCAGTCTTGGAAGAATTCATTGACAGTTGCAACAAGCTGCTAAATGGGAAGATCAGTTTTGTGAAATTCACAGTGGATTTGGCATACATTCTTGAATGGGTCATGAACAGTTGTGTCTCGCTTCAAGACCATTCCACCGTGACAGACGAATTCAGAAAGCACCTTGGTGGAGAGGGGCCAGGAACGGCACTGGAGCTCGAGTCCGTGCAGAATCTCATGCTTGAAATGGAGAAGATGCATTCAGCATgcaaagtagagataaaagggTTGAAGAATGAGCTGAGTTTCATCAAATCATCAAGCCAAGTTAGTAGTCCGTTGTTCAGGAGGAAGGGCAACGAGGCACTGCTGCATAAACTAGCGCAGTCACAACAAGGCATTGCAAGCCAGCAAAATGAGATTGAAGCTCTGAAAGGATCAAAGAGGGTGAGCGAGGATCAGCTAGAGAATCTGAAGGTAGTGAATGAAGATCTCGAGACGCAGCTCACTGTCTCAAAAGCCAAACTTCATGAACTTCTCCAGAAATTATCTTGTGCAGAAGTTGAGCTGGATGATAAAAGCCATTGCTGTCAAGAACTAGAAGGAACCTGCCTTGAGCTTCAACTACAACTCGAAAG CATTGCAAACAATCCATATGCAGAGAATCATGAAAACCAAGGAGGGCTGCTGCAAACT GGGATGGAGATTACTGCAGAAGCATCTGCTAAGTTAGCAGAGTGTGAAGAAGCCATAGTGAAGCTAGGAAAACAGCTAAAGGCCTTAGGTACTTCGGCAAAGGAATTAGACATGAGTGACAGCAGGAAGCAAAATTCGAAGCAACACTCGTCTCTGCGCGAACAGATGATGTTTGAGGACAATGGGCAGGTCAACAACGAGGAGTCCCCTCAGACGAAACAGATCATCAGCACGACAGTGGAGAGTGTGCCGTCTGCATGCAACTACAAGGCCATCTCTTTCCCAGACAGCCAAGTTGCAACACCAGCAACATATCTCAAGTCCGGAGCTCTAGTCATAGTCCCAAGCAAGAGGAAAGGAGGCGGAGGAGTTGGCTTTCTGAGGAAGCTGCTCATTCGGAGGAAGAAAAGTAGCAGCAAGAATACCTCCATTTACTTTGGTAAATGA
- the LOC125196020 gene encoding 40S ribosomal protein S16, whose translation MATPTATESVQCFGRKKTAVAVTHCKRGRGLIKINGKPIELVEPEILRYKAFEPILLLGRHRFAGVDMRIRVKGGGHTSQIYAIRQSIAKALVAFYQKYVDEQSKKEIKDILGRYDRTLLVADPRRCEPKKFGGRGARARFQKSYR comes from the coding sequence aTGGCTACACCGACCGCAACCGAATCTGTTCAGTGTTTTGGGAGGAAGAAAACTGCAGTAGCGGTCACACACTGCAAGCGCGGCCGTGGTTTAATCAAAATCAATGGCAAGCCGATCGAGCTGGTGGAGCCGGAGATCCTCCGTTACAAGGCGTTCGAGCCGATCCTCCTCCTCGGCCGCCACCGATTCGCCGGAGTGGATATGCGCATCCGCGTGAAAGGAGGCGGTCACACCTCGCAGATCTACGCCATCCGGCAGTCCATCGCGAAGGCGCTCGTGGCGTTCTACCAGAAGTACGTGGACGAGCAGTCGAAGAAGGAGATCAAGGACATCCTCGGTAGATACGACAGGACTCTGCTCGTCGCCGATCCCAGGCGCTGCGAGCCGAAGAAGTTTGGTGGTCGTGGTGCCCGCGCCAGGTTTCAGAAATCCTACCGTTGA
- the LOC125196016 gene encoding filament-like plant protein 7 isoform X1, with translation MDQKTWLWRRKSSEKTILAILDEAQTVSIEKEVDLENSLKLLNEKLASAADECSAKDELVLSYKREAEVAAADRRKAEEEICRLRQELDEAQQQRSAANERLGHLNSTLKNCMEQLNLARQDQEQRMRDAVMQTSEEFEKSHKKLEEKLSETRKRLASLDSENSCLNKAVAVKEKIIEDLNSIKIQTQAELEALMARLDSVEKENAFLKYEYRSVEKELELKNKEIECSRRSAESSLKQHMENVKKIKKLEVECQRLRGLIRKGPTMLARDMETQGRKQISTRRKATCGGSPLQGHGDVYGLDLENTSKQLRFLIDQVQDLQKENTVFKEFLAKKDEEIFHLRKLKDSESHEKSEHKLVKNTVAVDEIGSRALALVSECQMIGASEMSLMDDFVEMEKLAIVSVEPPCGGSFDVESNRLALVVRDTSSETEHDLIKARDTFCKKIDDDWLQNVTNMILEQHNASQRSIDELLEDIRVSSRNIRHPEASQQLPISGYITWKSPPSSPSPAVLSMDSLQPDMNRSITKLIELIVDMNSSKVDGDYEIRAFRWKKSDLTAVLEEFIDSCNKLLNGKISFVKFTVDLAYILEWVMNSCVSLQDHSTVTDEFRKHLGGEGPGTALELESVQNLMLEMEKMHSACKVEIKGLKNELSFIKSSSQVSSPLFRRKGNEALLHKLAQSQQGIASQQNEIEALKGSKRVSEDQLENLKVVNEDLETQLTVSKAKLHELLQKLSCAEVELDDKSHCCQELEGTCLELQLQLESSIANNPYAENHENQGGLLQTGMEITAEASAKLAECEEAIVKLGKQLKALGTSAKELDMSDSRKQNSKQHSSLREQMMFEDNGQVNNEESPQTKQIISTTVESVPSACNYKAISFPDSQVATPATYLKSGALVIVPSKRKGGGGVGFLRKLLIRRKKSSSKNTSIYFGK, from the exons ATGGATCAGAAGACATGGCTATGGAGGAGAAAATCATCTGAGAAGACCATTCTTGCAATTTTAGATGAA GCACAAACAGTTTCGATTGAGAAAGAAGTAGATCTCGAGAATTCCTTGAAATTGTTGAATGAGAAGTTGGCTTCTGCTGCTGATGAGTGCTCAGCCAAAGATGAGCTTGTGTTGAGCTACAAAAGAGAGGCTGAGGTTGCTGCAGCAG ACAGGCGTAAGGCGGAGGAAGAAATATGCCGTCTGAGACAAGAGCTCGATGAGGCTCAACAGCAGAGGTCAGCTGCAAATGAGAGATTAGGCCACTTGAACTCGACGTTGAAGAACTGCATGGAGCAGCTCAATCTTGCTCGGCAAGATCAGGAGCAGAGAATGCGTGATGCTGTGATGCAGACATCTGAGGAGTTTGAGAAATCGCACAAGAAACTCGAGGAGAAGCTGTCTGAGACAAGAAAGCGGCTAGCAAGCCTAGATTCTGAGAATTCATGTCTCAACAAGGCTGTAGCtgtgaaagagaaaataattgagGATCTCAATAGTATCAAGATTCAGACACAGGCTGAGTTAGAGGCTCTGATGGCGAGATTGGATTCTGTCGAAAAGGAAAATGCTTTTCTGAAATATGAGTATCGGAGTGTTGAGAAGGAACTTGAGCTCAAGAACAAGGAGATAGAATGCAGCCGTCGTTCTGCTGAATCTTCCCTCAAGCAGCATATGGAGAATgtcaagaaaatcaagaagTTGGAAGTGGAATGCCAAAGACTGCGTGGCCTCATACGTAAAGGTCCGACTATGTTGGCACGGGATATGGAGACACAGGGAAGAAAGCAGATCAGTACTCGGAGAAAGGCCACATGTGGGGGTTCACCTCTGCAAGGCCACGGTGATGTATACGGCCTTGACCTTGAAAACACGAGTAAGCAGCTCCGTTTCTTGATTGATCAGGTGCAGGATTTGCAGAAAGAGAACACGGTTTTCAAGGAGTTTTTGGCAAAGAAAGATGAGGAAATCTTCCATCTTAGAAAACTAAAGGATTCTGAGTCTCATGAGAAATCTGAACATAAATTGGTGAAGAATACTGTTGCAGTAGATGAGATCGGTTCGAGGGCTCTTGCATTAGTTTCCGAATGTCAAATGATTGGAGCTTCTGAAATGAGCCTAATGGATGATTTTGTGGAGATGGAGAAACTTGCTATAGTTTCCGTAGAACCCCCATGTGGGGGGTCGTTTGATGTGGAATCGAACAGGCTTGCTCTGGTAGTGCGTGATACCTCTAGCGAAACGGAGCATGATTTAATCAAGGCCAGAGACACATTTTGCAAGAAAATTGATGATGATTGGCTACAGAATGTGACTAACATGATCTTGGAGCAACACAACGCTTCGCAAAGAAGCATTGATGAGCTTCTTGAAGACATCAGGGTGTCTTCGCGCAACATCAGACACCCTGAGGCATCCCAGCAGCTTCCCATCAGTGGATACATCACATGGAAATCGCCACCTTCGTCTCCAAGCCCAGCAGTGTTGAGCATGGACTCCCTTCAACCCGACATGAACAGATCCATCACGAAATTGATAGAGcttattgttgacatgaattcaTCAAAAGTGGACGGGGACTACGAAATTCGTGCTTTCAGATGGAAAAAGAGTGATCTAACTGCAGTCTTGGAAGAATTCATTGACAGTTGCAACAAGCTGCTAAATGGGAAGATCAGTTTTGTGAAATTCACAGTGGATTTGGCATACATTCTTGAATGGGTCATGAACAGTTGTGTCTCGCTTCAAGACCATTCCACCGTGACAGACGAATTCAGAAAGCACCTTGGTGGAGAGGGGCCAGGAACGGCACTGGAGCTCGAGTCCGTGCAGAATCTCATGCTTGAAATGGAGAAGATGCATTCAGCATgcaaagtagagataaaagggTTGAAGAATGAGCTGAGTTTCATCAAATCATCAAGCCAAGTTAGTAGTCCGTTGTTCAGGAGGAAGGGCAACGAGGCACTGCTGCATAAACTAGCGCAGTCACAACAAGGCATTGCAAGCCAGCAAAATGAGATTGAAGCTCTGAAAGGATCAAAGAGGGTGAGCGAGGATCAGCTAGAGAATCTGAAGGTAGTGAATGAAGATCTCGAGACGCAGCTCACTGTCTCAAAAGCCAAACTTCATGAACTTCTCCAGAAATTATCTTGTGCAGAAGTTGAGCTGGATGATAAAAGCCATTGCTGTCAAGAACTAGAAGGAACCTGCCTTGAGCTTCAACTACAACTCGAAAG CAGCATTGCAAACAATCCATATGCAGAGAATCATGAAAACCAAGGAGGGCTGCTGCAAACT GGGATGGAGATTACTGCAGAAGCATCTGCTAAGTTAGCAGAGTGTGAAGAAGCCATAGTGAAGCTAGGAAAACAGCTAAAGGCCTTAGGTACTTCGGCAAAGGAATTAGACATGAGTGACAGCAGGAAGCAAAATTCGAAGCAACACTCGTCTCTGCGCGAACAGATGATGTTTGAGGACAATGGGCAGGTCAACAACGAGGAGTCCCCTCAGACGAAACAGATCATCAGCACGACAGTGGAGAGTGTGCCGTCTGCATGCAACTACAAGGCCATCTCTTTCCCAGACAGCCAAGTTGCAACACCAGCAACATATCTCAAGTCCGGAGCTCTAGTCATAGTCCCAAGCAAGAGGAAAGGAGGCGGAGGAGTTGGCTTTCTGAGGAAGCTGCTCATTCGGAGGAAGAAAAGTAGCAGCAAGAATACCTCCATTTACTTTGGTAAATGA